The Phocoena sinus isolate mPhoSin1 chromosome 8, mPhoSin1.pri, whole genome shotgun sequence nucleotide sequence ctggacgcgcaggctcagcggccatggctcacaggcccagctgctccgcggcatgtcagatcttcccggaccggagcacgaacccgtgtcccctgcatcggcaggcagactctcaaccactgcgccaccagggaagcccctagaagtTTTGACAGAGAAAACTGATGTGTGAAAGCACTAATTTCAAATGAAGAGGACGAAAGAGCACCCTCTTTAGGACCCAGAAGTTTGACTCCCATCTTTGCTACAGGCACCTCTTTAAAGtcacttccgggcttccctgggggcgcagtggttgagagtccgcctgccgatgcaggggacacgggttcgtgccccggtccgggagtatcccacatgccgcggagcggctgggcccgtgagccatagccgctgagcctgcgcgtccggagcctgtgctccgcaacgggagaggccacagcagtgggaggtcacttcccctctctgcatCTAAGTTTTCTCATCAattagaaagagacagagacaggcagaCATACAGACACTGGACTAAACAAACTCTAGGTTTTCTCCAGTTTCAAGAtgccatttaaataattttctttttttccctaatacaAGCCTTTCACGGCCACAGGGACCCTGTTGCAAGAAGCCCCAACACCTTCATCTTCTCCTGCTAAGTCCTGGGCTATCAGACCCCAAAAGAAGCTTCTCATGGTGAAGCGAAGGGTCTGCCATCCAAGTTATAAACTGTAACTTGGAGTCAGACTATATAGAGACAGTCACCTTCCACTGCCCAGAGGCAAAAGGAGATAAACCGTGCATCACTGTTCAGCAACATAGAGCTACACTGAAATACACACTTTTGCTTCATATTCTCACTATCTGAAAACACTATAGATTATATCAGCAACACCAAGGATCAAAACATGCCTCCTTAGTCCATCTCCTACTACATGGCTGAAGAAAAAACCCCCTCCCTTCAAGTAGACGTGCACACACACAGTAAGGACACCTCTTCCCTGCCAGCCTAGCCCAACAGTGACACCTGCTGGGGAAATCCAAGCAAGGCTGCTCATCAGCCAGAGAACACTGGACCTTCAGAAGGTGGTAGAAGATGCTGATTAACACAAGTATATATTAGTGATTTATACCAGAATGCAGCCCCTCAGTTTATGAGGAAGTGGTGGCCCTTCTTTAATGGGTGTGCACTTAGAATATTTTACAAGATACCTCATTTTTGATAGGCTGTAAACCCTCGTGGTATACCTCATTCAAGCTCATTTGAAAAGCAACTCCATAAATAATGTAACCACTGGATTAATATACTATTTTACAATGAGAACTgcacatttgtatattttaaaatttaaaaagtgtgtgtgtgtatgtctgtgtgtatatatatatatatatatatatacatataaaattgttTACAGCAAGATGACAAGGGACTTCATTTTCTACAACATAACATTTCTAAATGCTTGAACTTTTTTATTTAAACCACAAACACATACTACTTTTTGcctaaaaaaaattctgatacatCCTTAATAGCTTCTGGTTTTAAATGGCCCACTTTATTAAGAAGTGACTATTAATATATTAGTCACACGTGGCTATCtacatttaaattagttaaaatttaaatgtagttTCTCAgatcacactagccacatttcaaatgctcaatagccacatgcgGCTGGTAGCTACTATACTATATggcacagatatagaacattttattAGACAGAATTGCTCTAGAGAAACATACTGGAGTATATTCAGACAAAATTATATGATGTCTGGGTGGCTGGGAGTGGATAAGGGATACAGACGAGTGTTGAAAATTTCTGAAGCCAGGTGATAGGTATATGGGAGTTCATTTATactacttttcttttaatttttatatgtttgaagATTTCCAtaacaaaaagttaaaagaaaagaaaaacataaaaatggttCACCTAAAAATGAGATTATCACTTTAAGAAATAcaccatggggacttccctggtggcgcagtggttaagaatccacctgccaggggcttccctggtggctcagtggttgagagtccgcctgccaatgcagggaacacgggttcgtgccccggtccaggaagatcccacaatgccgcgaagtggctgggcccatgagccacggccgctgagcctgcgcgtccggtgctccgcaacggaagaggccacaacagtgagaggcccgcgtaccgcaaaaaaagaaaagaatccacctgccaatgcaggggacacaggttcaagccctgtccaggaagatcccacatgccacagagcaactaagcccgtgagccacaactactgagcccgcatgccacaattactgaagcccacgcacctagtccgtgctctgcaacaagagaagccaccaaaatgagaagcccgcgcaccgcaacgaagaatagcccccgctcgcctcaactagagaaagcccatatgcagcaacaaagacccaacgcagccataaattaattaattaattaattaattaatttaaaaaacacacaccatGGAGGGCAGCCTAAAAAAATCTTTAGTCATGCACACTGGAGTTCAAATCCCCACTCAGCAACCTACTGTGTGACCTTTAACAAGaaacttgacttctctgagccacTCTTTCCTCAACTGGAAGATGGGAAATTTCATACCTGCATCGCACAGAGTTACTGtggaaattagaaataattaatgCAAAGCTAGAACACAGTAGTAGGCTCTCAGTAACTGGTATCTCTAATTATTATCAAACAACAGAGTTTGTTTTAAACAActcaggtagggcttccctggtggcgcagtggttgagagtccgcctgccgatgcaggggacacgggttcgtgctctggtccgggaggatcccacatgccgcggggctgctgggcccgtgagccatggccgctgagcctgcgcgtccagagcctgtgctctgcaacgggagaggccacaacagtgagaggcccgcgtaccgcaaaaaaaaaaaataaacaactcaggTATTTCTCAGAACAGCAACACATGAAGAGGTCCTGCTAGAACAGAACGGACAGAGGCTGACCACAAACCCACTGATGCTAGTGAAACAGGCACTGGTAGGCTTTTAGAGCAATAACTGTAGACAGTCCTTTATGGCTACCTTTAATAAACtttttgaatgcctactatatgtcaggcactatgcTTGCTACTGTCTCACCTCTCTTGACAAAAAGGAAGAACAGAGTCTCAGGCTCCTGATATGGGTCATTATGCAAGGCAAAGTATTCCAAAGCTGGCAATTTAGATGTTAATCCAGAACTGGCCTCAATCAAACGGGCAGAGTAACAATCTCAGCTACCTCATCTCTCTTTCATATCTGACCAAGTTTCCCTGTGTTCACGTTACTAACTGCCCTTAAGTAACTTCTTCTTATCCTGAATTCATCATGCCCTTTCCTCCCTTATCATGTGCTATATCCTCAAAATTAAAAGGTCTTTCCCTTTCCAAATCCTACCCATCTTTCAAGACTTATTCTTGTAAAGCCTTCTTTGATGAtccttccctttctctgaaaTTAGACTACATTTAATCTCAGTACCATACAATGAAGCATTCggctcatttacattttttatgtaATTACATGTAAATAAGTCTTGCCTCTACAACAACACTGTATACTGCCAGTGGGCAAAGACCAGGTATTATACTGCTTTTGTACTCCtgacagtgcctagcacagtgctagaaaaaatatataattcaacaaatacttattaactgGGTAACTCTCTAAAGCATTCTCCCAAAATAACAAGTACATTATGTGCACAATCCATATTCCCACCCTTGCTAGAAGCTTATGTCAGAGAAACTTCAGATGCTTCAACAgaggatgtaatgcacagcaatATGCTGTTTGGATCCAACAGGCATATTCTGGGAGTTGGTGATTATGCTAGATTTGACCTTTACAGAATTACAGAAAGAAGTCCCTAATAAATCAAGATAGATGCGCACACAGCCATACACGGAACATGCGGTGGGCGATCAACTACACCCACTCTGTTTCTTCCATGAAAGAGTTGCCTGGGATGCCAATCCAAGTATGGAGAGGCCTTCCTTCTAtgaatttcttcttctccacCTCGAGGTGAATGTCCATCTGGAAGATCTACTCAAAGAATCTTAACTAAGCAACTAACTTGCtgtccaaaaaatatatatctctaaaaaaacaaaaaactttttcttgacatatatatgtactattttcttttccttttgtcaagTTGCAATGTTCCAAAAGATATGGTTTCAGAATTTGTCCAAAGCAACACAATCAAAGAGCCAATACACTAATATGTCCTAAGCAGGGTTCTCTTTTACTACTTTTTCCTAGTCTCTCTGGGACATTTTGTTGTTTCACAATAACCAGTCCTGCACATACAATCCTTGGAGAAGGCCAAAAAGCAGAGCAGAGGAAGTCGACGGTTTTACCTCCTCATGCCTCTCTAACCTCATCTACAACTCTCCTCCAAGGCTAAACGTCACATGAGCTTAGCCAGAAAAGGAGCAAGCCGAGTCACCTGACTCATACTGCCAGGCCTTATCCTCTTTCCGCCACCACAGCAAGATTTTCCAAGAAGATGCAATGGAAGCTAGGGAAATCAGAACCACATGCATGATGCATGGATCCCAGACACTCCAGATCCAGCCACAACACCCACAGGACTGAAGGAAGAGATATCAGGAGGAAAGTAAGGGATACAGGAGAAGACAGGAAAGCATCTGCTCACCTCCTGAGTGAATCTTCCTCGGAGCTTTCCTCAGCCATATCCTGATGTAAGGCCTCCTGCGACACAGTTCCAGATCTGCTGGACTGGGTGTAAATTCGTTCCCAGTGGCCTGTCTCCTGGTTGAAGGCCACCCCCACAGTCCTCTCCTCCTGTGGGCTAGCAGAGCTGCTCAACTCCAGCCTGCTGGAGCTCGGCATTTGGCCCTCAGTCCGCTCGAGAGGTGGCAACTGGCTGCCACTCGAGGGCATGCCCTCAAAGGTACTGGGGACCTGCCAGGAAGAGCTGGCTTCACCAGAGGAGTAGTTAGGTGCACTTCTTTCCCAGCGCAGGGTATCGTTGTTGAAGGTCAGGAGATTGTGGCAAGCGCGGCAGCGGTTCAGGTGGCCACGGGACAGGTTGGAGTTGTTCTCGCTGCTGTGCGgggtgggctggtgggaggggcctgGCCTCTCAGATTCAATGTTATTGTTGAGCATTTCCTGGGCCTGTTGGGCCTGGGGCGCTTCCCCACTCAGGCTCTGGTCCAGCTCCTGAAGCCGGTCATACTCCAAAAAGAAGCGTCTCAGGTCACATTGAAGCTCATGGCGAATGCTGCCCGAGTTGTTTTGGCTAGAGCCATTCCCTCCATCTGACTCAGCTGCCAACCCTGAAGCTGGAAAACCCCTCCCTTCTGTGGCTGAAGTGTACACAGATGCTTGAGAGCCACCTTCCTGCTGTCTCAGCACAGACAGCAAACTCACCGAAGAGGCACTGGTCCTGGGCGGGGGCATGGATTCCGCCTCAGAGCGGGAGTTCAGACTGAGCACTGTCCGGGTCCACTCAGATCCTGTCAGCCCGGGAGCGATTTCTCGGTGATACCTAGAAGGGTGGCTAGACAGAGGGCCTCCCAAAGAGCGACGGGTGGGACCCAGACTGAGGTTGCGGAGCGTGTTGCCGGCAGTGCTGCTCTGGACTGTACTGAAGGCAGACGGCCGGTTCAGGAGGCCCTGGTCCTGCTGCGCTGATGAGGCCTGCTCCGGGGGATGGAAGGGCTCGGTCTgtacaaaagaaaaggaaggggtaGTAGCCCTGGCAGGAGCAGGGGGTACACTGTCCTGGTGTGGCAAGAGGGAAGGAACTCGAGTGCCAGAGCAGCGGCTGCAAAGGCACAGGATCCCAAGGTGCTGGCAGCACTCGGCTGTGGGGTAACTGACCCGCTGTCGGAGCCGGATGTAAGCGGAAGTCCTGGGACGCTCCGTGGAGGGCTGAGGGGGAGgcggtgggggtgagggggtggcagAATCTTGCACTGTGCTTTGCTCTCCCACCTGGATGCCAGAGGAGCGGGAGGACAGCATGTGCAGGAAATTGTGGAGGAGAGGCGTCCGGCGCACTGGCTGTGACTGCAGGAGAGCACGCTGACGGTAATGCGATAATTCTGTTCCGTCTATGGGGATCTCTGGTTCGTCATCACCCTGCAACGTGGACCAAGGTGGGGCGGGGGCAGAGCCAGGTAGTTAGGTAGAACTTGCTGGTAAATCAAGAAAAACTACTGATAATCATCCAAGGAAAACCTTTCTAGAGAGGCAACAGCTCCATCCTTGAAGTACTGAGAACTAACTGGTTCCAGATTCAGaatcatcatatggttttaaaTTATTCACTTCCAATTAGCAACACTTCTGAACGAGTACAGCTGGCAAACCAACTCTGTTACAAAAGGCATTTCCATGACATGGAGGCAGTAAGGGGAAGCAAAATGTCAACCAGCCAGAGGCACATGAATGACAAGTTATCCAACACGGCCTGGTTACTTCTACTGGGACGATCACTCAGGGGTTTCAGAATGGACTCCCCAGTCACAATATGGCTGTAACTTTGAATACAGTCTGAAGCTAGTTTTGAATCTTGACTGGAAAGAAACACTTGGACATTGAAAATTGAAGTCCAATATAATCAGAATTAGAGCACTAGTTGAGAAAATAACCCACAGTTTAGACAGAGTTGAAACTGCTGACTAACTTACCTGCTGATTAGAGGGGTTAACAATTGCTGTGAGTAAGTAGTGTCCAAGCGGATCAAATCTCACCAGACTGAAAGCAcagaagaaagggacagagacacagagagagatatTATGTTAACCAAGAAGAGGAAACCTGTGAGAAAACGTCTGGAAATCATTACTGACAATTGTGGGATCACCGAGGTATCCACTTAATGCTACAGACTTCCAAAACTTTCAAACAGATTAAAGTAATAAAGCTCAATACTTCTTCTCACGTCCTCACACTTGCCAGAATAAGGGAATACGTATcgcaaaaataatttcaaaaaacaCCTGGGCTTCCATCCCAGGAAGCAGCTAGCTACAGTAAGCACACAGCTGCTCATGTCTAAGAGCCCATCATAATAGTAAAGCAGAGAATGCTCCCATACTCTGCCACAGGTTCAGGTCTCCCCTCACACAGCAGCTACACTGGCAAGAAGCATGAGTGCTGGTGACAAGGAACAGTCTCAGCATCAAGTGACACAGCTGAGGCTAGAAAATTAGCTAATATCCAACTGCGATACCAAGAGGACCAAAGGAAAACAATGCATCAACTATAATTCAGGCAATATGTGCGCTGATTTTGAAGGctaaatatgtaaatatctaCTAGCAGATTGGATACATATCTACACCTCCACTTTCCATTTCCAGAAAACCAGGGATGAGCAACTTAGCCACCAAGCTACCCACCACGTGAATACCTTTcaggattattaaaaaaaaaaaaaaggctttatacCAAACCAGATAGCTTTGAACCTAAAAAAGATTCTAACAGCCATAGTCTACAGAGATCAGAAGATGAGGCCAATATGGAACAGCTGAAATGAACAATATGAACTGCTTCCTAGCTGATTAGCCAGATGCTTAAAAAGTAGGAAGAGCCATAGGGATAACACCCTGCCCTGAGCAGGGATAATACGGAGATAATAATCTGTCTCCTGAGGTGAAAGCACGGGTGAATGCTCTCTGCCATGTTAATCCTACGCCAGACATTGCTGGTGGGCAGAGCACTCACCGGACCCGTTCCATCTCACTAGCTGTCTTCACCACGGCAAAGGGCTCCCGTCGACTCCAATCCCAGAAGTGGATCTCATTGGCAGTAGCAATCAGCAGGAGCTGAGCCGTAGGGTGGAAAGCCAGGGAGGCAATGGCATTGTTGCTATCTGTGAACCAGCTTTCACTGCCACCCTATGAATGAACAAATCCCAGACATTCTTAGGTTACAAGCTGCCAGCAGACTGAGAtgtcaatttcaaaaaaaaaaaaaaaaaaaagggtccatTTAACATAAAACGACTACTTGTAGGGACTACTTTAAAAGTAtgtcctctgggcttccctggtggcgcagtggttgagaacctgcctgccaatgcaggggacacgggttcgagccctggtctgggaagatcccacatgccacggagcgactgggcccgtgagccacaactactgagcctgtgtgtctggagcctgtgctccgcaacaagagaggccacgacagtgagaggcccgtgcacggcgatgaagagtggcccccgctcgccgcaactagagaaagccctcgcacagaaacgaagaccctacacagccaaaataaataaataaataaatgaattaatttaaaaaaaaaaaaaaaaaaaaaaaaaaaaagcttacactTCCATC carries:
- the AMBRA1 gene encoding activating molecule in BECN1-regulated autophagy protein 1 isoform X5; amino-acid sequence: MKVVPEKNAVRILWGRERGTRTFGAQRLLQELVEDKTRWMKWEGKRVELPDSPRSTFLLAFSPDRTLLASTHVNHNIYITEVKTGKCVHSLIGHRRTPWCVTFHPTISGLIASGCLDGEVRIWDLHGGSESWFTDSNNAIASLAFHPTAQLLLIATANEIHFWDWSRREPFAVVKTASEMERVRLVRFDPLGHYLLTAIVNPSNQQGDDEPEIPIDGTELSHYRQRALLQSQPVRRTPLLHNFLHMLSSRSSGIQVGEQSTVQDSATPSPPPPPPQPSTERPRTSAYIRLRQRVSYPTAECCQHLGILCLCSRCSGTRVPSLLPHQDSVPPAPARATTPSFSFVQTEPFHPPEQASSAQQDQGLLNRPSAFSTVQSSTAGNTLRNLSLGPTRRSLGGPLSSHPSRYHREIAPGLTGSEWTRTVLSLNSRSEAESMPPPRTSASSVSLLSVLRQQEGGSQASVYTSATEGRGFPASGLAAESDGGNGSSQNNSGSIRHELQCDLRRFFLEYDRLQELDQSLSGEAPQAQQAQEMLNNNIESERPGPSHQPTPHSSENNSNLSRGHLNRCRACHNLLTFNNDTLRWERSAPNYSSGEASSSWQVPSTFEGMPSSGSQLPPLERTEGQMPSSSRLELSSSASPQEERTVGVAFNQETGHWERIYTQSSRSGTVSQEALHQDMAEESSEEDSLRRRLLESSLISLSRYDGAGSREHPIYPDPARLSPAAYYAQRMIQYLSRRDSIRQRSMRYQQNRLRSSTSSSSSDNQGPSVEGTDLEFEDFEDNGDRSRHRAPRNARMSAPSLGRFVPRRFLLPEYLPYAGIFHERGQPGLATHSSVNRVLAGAVIGDGQSAVASNIANTTYRLQWWDFTKFDLPEISNASMNVLVQNCKIYNDASCDISADGQLLAAFIPSSQRGFPDEGILAVYSLAPHNLGEMLYTKRFGPNAISVSLSPMGRYVMVGLASRRILLHPSTEHMVAQVFRLQQAHGGETSMRRVFNVLYPMPADQRRHVSINSARWLPEPGLGLAYGTNKGDLVICRPEALNSGVEYYWDQLNETVFTVHSSSRSSERPGKALVV